From the Fusobacterium ulcerans ATCC 49185 genome, the window ACTAATGAAAATCTATCCAAAGAAGACAGTAAGATTTAGAATGTCTAAAAAAATGAAATAATCAATAAAAAGACAGAGAAAATATATTGTATTTAAAATCTTAGAGATAAGATGGAGATAATAATATAAATCTCTGTCTTTTTTATTTAAAAATAAGAAAATTGAAATAAAACTAGAGTGAAAATTTTAATGTATTGTATAGTTAAAATGATAAAAAGGAAGTCTAATATATCAGACTTCCTAAAATAATATTATTTAATCTAAAAGATTATTTCCCTTAGTAGCTATTACTTTTTATACCATTCAGCTGAAATATGTTCTTTAAAATATTGAATACGATAATCATCTTGAATAGCTCCATCAGCTCCAATAGTATCATTATACCCCAATCCATTTTCTACTATAAATATCTACTGCTTATATTTCCACTTACTCTTTTTTTTCCCTCTTCATTTATACTTGAAATTTTACTCATGTAATAACTAAATGCCACATAGTCAACAGTATATTTCTTTAAGACTTCCTCATCTTCTTTTTCAAAGTGAACTGTAATATTCTTTCTCTCCCACTCATTTTTTATATGCTGTGGATAAGTACCTAATGTTGTAAAAGGATGTCTGAATACACTATCAATTTCATTAAATGTAAGCCAATATTTTACTAATCCTTTATATCTTGTTTTTGTCTAAAATTCTATACTTTATATATTTTTTTCAACTCTCTCTTTATTCTATTCTGGAATACTTTTTTTAATAGCTTTTTTAAAACACTTATAATATTTTAATAATTTCATTTTTTTACATTTGATATCTAATACCTCTATTTTTTATAAATCAATATAATTTAGTCGCTTTTATTTATTATATATTCAAAAAATAAGTACATATTTGTATAAAAATATTTTTAACAAATAATATCTATAAATCTAAAATATATATGAATATTAAAAAAATAATTGATTAATAATATATTTTTATTTGTATGTAAAAAAATATCATGCTATAATTAACTTAATTAAAGAAAAATGTAAACAAAAATAATTATCAATTTTTGGAATGAATCAATTCTAAAAACCATATTTTTAGAATATTTGTTTGTCATTTTATAAAAAAGGAGGGATAGACTTTTATTTTTAAAAAACTAAAACATCTTAAAAAGTAATTTATTCTTAAGGAGGAAAGAGATATGAAAAAAATGTTCACAGTATTTCTTTTTCTATCTTGTTTAACAACTGCACTTTATTCACAAGAAGTAAGTGAAAAAGAGGGGAAAAAAGTTCTTGAACAGATAAGAAGAGAAATACAGGCAGAGGAAAAGGCAAAACAAAAAGCTATTGAAGATGCTGAAAAAGCAAAAGCTGAAGAGGAAAAAGCCAGAATAGCAGCAGAAAAAGCTGAAGAAAAAAAAGGGAAAAAAATACTTGAAGATATCAGAAGAGATATGAATGAATCTCTGGAAGAAAAAGTATTTAGAAGTGAAAATAATCCTGAAGCCAGAATAGCAGCAGCTGGAGCAGCTTTTGAAATAGGTAAGGAAAGAATGGCTTTTCTGAAAATGGAAGAAGAGGAAATTATAAAACTAGAAGAGGTTTTGGGGATGGAACCTGATGAAAACAGAGTATTTTTGAGCCAGAAATTTGATGAGGTATATGATGAGTTTAATTCAAACAATAATGAGATTGAACTTCTTTTACTTGAAAATGAGAAGCTTAATGAATACTTGAGTAGATTAGATAGAATGGAACAGAAAGTAAGAGCAGGAAATTAAATAGGGGGAAGATTTTATGAGAAAAAATGACATTGAAAAATCTTTAAAGAGATTTTTGAAAAGAAAGGTCAGTTATTCTCTTTCGCTTTTGATAGCCTTCATGATAACAGGAGGAATATCTTTAGGTGCAGGAATAACAGCAGAGGAAATACAGGAAACTAAAAGCGATCTTTTAACTAGGATACAAACAGAACGAGAAGAAATAAAAAGAAAAATAGCAGAAAATGAAAGATTAATAAAAGAATATAATTCAGATTTTGTGGAACTTGTAAGAAAAGGAGACTTTTATTCAAAACCTTTATTCAACAGTACACAGGTCTTTTTTACTTATCAGTATTTAGATAATGGAAAAGTGAAAGACAGAACAGATAAAGAATTTAAAGAAACAATAGACGCAATAAATAAACATTATGGAACAAAGAGTGGAAGAAGTCTGTTTAGAGCAACTGGAAATGTTGGAAAAGATAAAATAATGTCTGGAAATGGAGTAGCTGTAGATAATGAAGTATTCAGAGAAACAATTGAAGTTGGAGCTAATATAAAACCAATTGAACCTGAACTTCCAATGATTAATCCAAGTGTATCAGTAAGTGTATCAGCACCAACTGTAAATCTTGGAGCATTGCCAGGAACAGTAAGTCCAACAATGCCAACAATGCCAACAGTAACAGCACCAGTGGTTGCAGTGCCAAC encodes:
- a CDS encoding family 1 glycosylhydrolase; protein product: MDSVFRHPFTTLGTYPQHIKNEWERKNITVHFEKEDEEVLKKYTVDYVAFSYYMSKISSINEEGKKRVSGNISSRYL